A stretch of Mauremys reevesii isolate NIE-2019 linkage group 25, ASM1616193v1, whole genome shotgun sequence DNA encodes these proteins:
- the IL27RA gene encoding interleukin-27 receptor subunit alpha isoform X2, whose amino-acid sequence MTTEVKVSFCSETRLLQTLSRIPSHRLGHFCGLLTSSLCSPCGAGAMRKRWRGAWLLLLALETFGFQEGDPEEPTGLECYQMGPSGGMNCTWPSRTGPEANTTYTLHYQSLKFKRNQTRSSQAPAGQSWVVIGRSSLTHNENYAVWVEAGDGTRVTPRLTLTPHEIVKPDPPVLSLVDVTPEVTVTWTNPHWPQHFSLDLACQLRYRVSGTPNWTRVHEEDVEPNSYEFSSLEPFTAYEVQARCIPEDRKGFWSEWSPSQTFQTPEAAPLGLVDVWRVTSPPESGEPSLLLLWKPLHSKAARGVIRSYSLAFRNGSDSPASLESPCCSVSLPSGTTRVWISANNPVGRTQPANLSLERQDLPAPAGLQVAAVQGQGLRVTWEPSTDPLEGEPTEYLVEWAEECSSSKAASLDWVRRPAGTHSALLTVPSAGPQGLQDHSISKEASVISWEAIPLAQRNGHITHYSLYLATPTGSPQTYQPIAATETSYNLSGLEPGTSYQLWMTGSTSAGEGNASSIHLFHTPDSRWEAVLASLLAVGFLLFVACVLGAVLHVQLLDLCQKVLPSWCWEKVPDATHSRITLYEMDRDPHSYRGPLVQDPDAEEPPITELDIAEPADHVNQGYSTLPQLESPVPAQPHGDDWTGSEPRREELGPSSPPREEAWGQQAPVTSGYEKHFMPTLEEVLGLA is encoded by the exons ATGACAACTGAAGTCAAGGTTAGTTTTTGCTCCGAGACCAGATTGCTCCAAACGCTGAGCAGGATTCCAAGCCACCGGCTGGGACATTTCTGCGG GTTGCTGACCAGCTCCCTGTGCTCCCCATGCGGGGCTGGCGCCATGAGGAAGAGATGGAGGGGAGCGTGGCTCCTGCTGCTGGCACTGGAGACCTTTGGGTTTCAGGAAG GTGACCCAGAGGAACCCACGGGGCTGGAGTGTTACCAGATGGGCCCCAGCGGGGGCATGAATTGCACGTGGCCCAGCAGGACCGGCCCTGAGGCTAACACCACCTACACCCTCCACTACCAGAGCCTGAAGTT CAAACGCAACCAGACGCGGAGTTCCCAGGCCCCCGCCGGACAGAGCTGGGTGGTGATTGGAAGAAGCAGCCTGACGCACAATGAGAACTATGCCGTGTGGGTGGAGGCTGGTGACGGGACCCGGGTCACACCAAGGCTAACTCTGACCCCACACGAGATAG TGAAGCCGGATCCCCCTGTACTGAGCCTAGTGGACGTGACCCCTGAGGTCACGGTGACCTGGACAAACCCCCACTGGCCTCAGCATTTCTCCCTGGATCTGGCCTGCCAACTTCGCTACCGGGTGTCTGGGACCCCCAACTGGACCAGG GTTCATGAGGAGGATGTTGAGCCCAACAGCTACGAGTTCTCCAGCCTGGAGCCTTTCACGGCCTATGAGGTGCAGGCTCGCTGTATCCCCGAGGACCGGAAGGGCTTCTGGAGCGAATGGAGCCCGTCCCAGACCTTCCAGACCCCCGAGGCTG CCCCGCTGGGCCTGGTGGACGTGTGGCGAGTGACCAGCCCCCCTGAGTCCGGAGAgcccagcctgctgctgctgtggaag CCGCTCCATTCTAAAGCGGCCAGGGGAGTCATTCGCAGCTACAGCCTGGCTTTCCGGAACGGCAGCGACAGCCCCGCCAGCCTGGAGTCCCCCTGCTGCAGCGTGAGCCTCCCCTCCGGCACCACCCGTGTCTGGATCTCGGCAAACAACCCCGTCGGGCGGACGCAGCCTGCCAACCTCAGTTTGGAGCGGCAGG ATCTGCCTGCGCCGGCAGGGCTCCAGGTTGCAGCCGTGCAGGGGCAGGGTCTCCGCGTTACCTGGGAGCCCAGCACGGACCCTCTGGAAGGGGAGCCCACGGAGTACCTGGTGGAGTGGGCCGAGGAGTGCAGCAGCTCAAAGGCGGCATCCCTGGACTGGGTGCGCAGGCCGGCTGGCACCCACAGTGCCCTGCTGACAG tgCCATCAGCAGGGCCCCAGGGCCTGCAGGATCATAGCATCTCCAAGGAGGCGTCTGTCATCTCTTGGGAGGCGATCCCCCTGGCGCAGCGCAACGGGCACATCACTCACTACTCCCTCTACCTCGCCACGCCCACGGGGAGCCCGCAGACCTACCAGCCCA TCGCTGCTACAGAGACAAGCTACAACCTCTCGGGTCTGGAGCCCGGCACCTCCTACCAGCTCTGGATGACGGGCTCCACCTCGGCTGGGGAAGGAAACGCCAGCtccatccacctcttccacacgCCAG ATTCCCGCTGGGAGGCTGTCCTGGCTTCCCTCCTGGCAGTGGGATTCCTCCTTTTCGTCGCCTGTGTCCTGGGAGCTGTCCTGCATGTGCA GCTGCTGGACCTGTGCCAGAAggtgctgcccagctggtgctgggAGAAGGTCCCGGATGCCACCCACAGCAGGATTACGCTGTACGAGATGGACAGG GATCCCCACAGCTACAGGGGGCCTTTGGTGCAGGACCCGGACGCAGAGGAGCCCCCCATCACCGAGCTCGATATTGCGGAGCCAGCAGACCACGTGAACCAAGGCTACTCAACTCTGCCCCAGCTGGAGTCTCCtgtgcctgcccagccccacggcgATGACTGGACCGGGAGCGAGCCCAGGCGAGAGGAGCTGGGGCCAAGCAGCCCCCCCCGGGAGGAGGCGTGGGGACAGCAAGCCCCGGTCACCTCTGGCTATGAGAAACATTTCATGCCCACCCTGGAGGAGGTGCTGGGACTGGCCTGA
- the IL27RA gene encoding interleukin-27 receptor subunit alpha isoform X1: MTTEVKVSFCSETRLLQTLSRIPSHRLGHFCGLLTSSLCSPCGAGAMRKRWRGAWLLLLALETFGFQEGDPEEPTGLECYQMGPSGGMNCTWPSRTGPEANTTYTLHYQSLKFKRNQTRSSQAPAGQSWVVIGRSSLTHNENYAVWVEAGDGTRVTPRLTLTPHEIVKPDPPVLSLVDVTPEVTVTWTNPHWPQHFSLDLACQLRYRVSGTPNWTRVHEEDVEPNSYEFSSLEPFTAYEVQARCIPEDRKGFWSEWSPSQTFQTPEAAPLGLVDVWRVTSPPESGEPSLLLLWKPLHSKAARGVIRSYSLAFRNGSDSPASLESPCCSVSLPSGTTRVWISANNPVGRTQPANLSLERQDLPAPAGLQVAAVQGQGLRVTWEPSTDPLEGEPTEYLVEWAEECSSSKAASLDWVRRPAGTHSALLTGDFRPRVPYQVRVYGLYPGGFGASAPVRAYTQEGVPSAGPQGLQDHSISKEASVISWEAIPLAQRNGHITHYSLYLATPTGSPQTYQPIAATETSYNLSGLEPGTSYQLWMTGSTSAGEGNASSIHLFHTPDSRWEAVLASLLAVGFLLFVACVLGAVLHVQLLDLCQKVLPSWCWEKVPDATHSRITLYEMDRDPHSYRGPLVQDPDAEEPPITELDIAEPADHVNQGYSTLPQLESPVPAQPHGDDWTGSEPRREELGPSSPPREEAWGQQAPVTSGYEKHFMPTLEEVLGLA, from the exons ATGACAACTGAAGTCAAGGTTAGTTTTTGCTCCGAGACCAGATTGCTCCAAACGCTGAGCAGGATTCCAAGCCACCGGCTGGGACATTTCTGCGG GTTGCTGACCAGCTCCCTGTGCTCCCCATGCGGGGCTGGCGCCATGAGGAAGAGATGGAGGGGAGCGTGGCTCCTGCTGCTGGCACTGGAGACCTTTGGGTTTCAGGAAG GTGACCCAGAGGAACCCACGGGGCTGGAGTGTTACCAGATGGGCCCCAGCGGGGGCATGAATTGCACGTGGCCCAGCAGGACCGGCCCTGAGGCTAACACCACCTACACCCTCCACTACCAGAGCCTGAAGTT CAAACGCAACCAGACGCGGAGTTCCCAGGCCCCCGCCGGACAGAGCTGGGTGGTGATTGGAAGAAGCAGCCTGACGCACAATGAGAACTATGCCGTGTGGGTGGAGGCTGGTGACGGGACCCGGGTCACACCAAGGCTAACTCTGACCCCACACGAGATAG TGAAGCCGGATCCCCCTGTACTGAGCCTAGTGGACGTGACCCCTGAGGTCACGGTGACCTGGACAAACCCCCACTGGCCTCAGCATTTCTCCCTGGATCTGGCCTGCCAACTTCGCTACCGGGTGTCTGGGACCCCCAACTGGACCAGG GTTCATGAGGAGGATGTTGAGCCCAACAGCTACGAGTTCTCCAGCCTGGAGCCTTTCACGGCCTATGAGGTGCAGGCTCGCTGTATCCCCGAGGACCGGAAGGGCTTCTGGAGCGAATGGAGCCCGTCCCAGACCTTCCAGACCCCCGAGGCTG CCCCGCTGGGCCTGGTGGACGTGTGGCGAGTGACCAGCCCCCCTGAGTCCGGAGAgcccagcctgctgctgctgtggaag CCGCTCCATTCTAAAGCGGCCAGGGGAGTCATTCGCAGCTACAGCCTGGCTTTCCGGAACGGCAGCGACAGCCCCGCCAGCCTGGAGTCCCCCTGCTGCAGCGTGAGCCTCCCCTCCGGCACCACCCGTGTCTGGATCTCGGCAAACAACCCCGTCGGGCGGACGCAGCCTGCCAACCTCAGTTTGGAGCGGCAGG ATCTGCCTGCGCCGGCAGGGCTCCAGGTTGCAGCCGTGCAGGGGCAGGGTCTCCGCGTTACCTGGGAGCCCAGCACGGACCCTCTGGAAGGGGAGCCCACGGAGTACCTGGTGGAGTGGGCCGAGGAGTGCAGCAGCTCAAAGGCGGCATCCCTGGACTGGGTGCGCAGGCCGGCTGGCACCCACAGTGCCCTGCTGACAG GTGACTTCAGACCCCGGGTGCCGTATCAGGTCCGCGTGTACGGGCTGTACCCCGGGGGCTTTGGTGCATCGGCCCCTGTCCGAGCCTACACCCAGGAAGGAG tgCCATCAGCAGGGCCCCAGGGCCTGCAGGATCATAGCATCTCCAAGGAGGCGTCTGTCATCTCTTGGGAGGCGATCCCCCTGGCGCAGCGCAACGGGCACATCACTCACTACTCCCTCTACCTCGCCACGCCCACGGGGAGCCCGCAGACCTACCAGCCCA TCGCTGCTACAGAGACAAGCTACAACCTCTCGGGTCTGGAGCCCGGCACCTCCTACCAGCTCTGGATGACGGGCTCCACCTCGGCTGGGGAAGGAAACGCCAGCtccatccacctcttccacacgCCAG ATTCCCGCTGGGAGGCTGTCCTGGCTTCCCTCCTGGCAGTGGGATTCCTCCTTTTCGTCGCCTGTGTCCTGGGAGCTGTCCTGCATGTGCA GCTGCTGGACCTGTGCCAGAAggtgctgcccagctggtgctgggAGAAGGTCCCGGATGCCACCCACAGCAGGATTACGCTGTACGAGATGGACAGG GATCCCCACAGCTACAGGGGGCCTTTGGTGCAGGACCCGGACGCAGAGGAGCCCCCCATCACCGAGCTCGATATTGCGGAGCCAGCAGACCACGTGAACCAAGGCTACTCAACTCTGCCCCAGCTGGAGTCTCCtgtgcctgcccagccccacggcgATGACTGGACCGGGAGCGAGCCCAGGCGAGAGGAGCTGGGGCCAAGCAGCCCCCCCCGGGAGGAGGCGTGGGGACAGCAAGCCCCGGTCACCTCTGGCTATGAGAAACATTTCATGCCCACCCTGGAGGAGGTGCTGGGACTGGCCTGA
- the IL27RA gene encoding interleukin-27 receptor subunit alpha isoform X3, translating into MRKRWRGAWLLLLALETFGFQEGDPEEPTGLECYQMGPSGGMNCTWPSRTGPEANTTYTLHYQSLKFKRNQTRSSQAPAGQSWVVIGRSSLTHNENYAVWVEAGDGTRVTPRLTLTPHEIVKPDPPVLSLVDVTPEVTVTWTNPHWPQHFSLDLACQLRYRVSGTPNWTRVHEEDVEPNSYEFSSLEPFTAYEVQARCIPEDRKGFWSEWSPSQTFQTPEAAPLGLVDVWRVTSPPESGEPSLLLLWKPLHSKAARGVIRSYSLAFRNGSDSPASLESPCCSVSLPSGTTRVWISANNPVGRTQPANLSLERQDLPAPAGLQVAAVQGQGLRVTWEPSTDPLEGEPTEYLVEWAEECSSSKAASLDWVRRPAGTHSALLTGDFRPRVPYQVRVYGLYPGGFGASAPVRAYTQEGVPSAGPQGLQDHSISKEASVISWEAIPLAQRNGHITHYSLYLATPTGSPQTYQPIAATETSYNLSGLEPGTSYQLWMTGSTSAGEGNASSIHLFHTPDSRWEAVLASLLAVGFLLFVACVLGAVLHVQLLDLCQKVLPSWCWEKVPDATHSRITLYEMDRDPHSYRGPLVQDPDAEEPPITELDIAEPADHVNQGYSTLPQLESPVPAQPHGDDWTGSEPRREELGPSSPPREEAWGQQAPVTSGYEKHFMPTLEEVLGLA; encoded by the exons ATGAGGAAGAGATGGAGGGGAGCGTGGCTCCTGCTGCTGGCACTGGAGACCTTTGGGTTTCAGGAAG GTGACCCAGAGGAACCCACGGGGCTGGAGTGTTACCAGATGGGCCCCAGCGGGGGCATGAATTGCACGTGGCCCAGCAGGACCGGCCCTGAGGCTAACACCACCTACACCCTCCACTACCAGAGCCTGAAGTT CAAACGCAACCAGACGCGGAGTTCCCAGGCCCCCGCCGGACAGAGCTGGGTGGTGATTGGAAGAAGCAGCCTGACGCACAATGAGAACTATGCCGTGTGGGTGGAGGCTGGTGACGGGACCCGGGTCACACCAAGGCTAACTCTGACCCCACACGAGATAG TGAAGCCGGATCCCCCTGTACTGAGCCTAGTGGACGTGACCCCTGAGGTCACGGTGACCTGGACAAACCCCCACTGGCCTCAGCATTTCTCCCTGGATCTGGCCTGCCAACTTCGCTACCGGGTGTCTGGGACCCCCAACTGGACCAGG GTTCATGAGGAGGATGTTGAGCCCAACAGCTACGAGTTCTCCAGCCTGGAGCCTTTCACGGCCTATGAGGTGCAGGCTCGCTGTATCCCCGAGGACCGGAAGGGCTTCTGGAGCGAATGGAGCCCGTCCCAGACCTTCCAGACCCCCGAGGCTG CCCCGCTGGGCCTGGTGGACGTGTGGCGAGTGACCAGCCCCCCTGAGTCCGGAGAgcccagcctgctgctgctgtggaag CCGCTCCATTCTAAAGCGGCCAGGGGAGTCATTCGCAGCTACAGCCTGGCTTTCCGGAACGGCAGCGACAGCCCCGCCAGCCTGGAGTCCCCCTGCTGCAGCGTGAGCCTCCCCTCCGGCACCACCCGTGTCTGGATCTCGGCAAACAACCCCGTCGGGCGGACGCAGCCTGCCAACCTCAGTTTGGAGCGGCAGG ATCTGCCTGCGCCGGCAGGGCTCCAGGTTGCAGCCGTGCAGGGGCAGGGTCTCCGCGTTACCTGGGAGCCCAGCACGGACCCTCTGGAAGGGGAGCCCACGGAGTACCTGGTGGAGTGGGCCGAGGAGTGCAGCAGCTCAAAGGCGGCATCCCTGGACTGGGTGCGCAGGCCGGCTGGCACCCACAGTGCCCTGCTGACAG GTGACTTCAGACCCCGGGTGCCGTATCAGGTCCGCGTGTACGGGCTGTACCCCGGGGGCTTTGGTGCATCGGCCCCTGTCCGAGCCTACACCCAGGAAGGAG tgCCATCAGCAGGGCCCCAGGGCCTGCAGGATCATAGCATCTCCAAGGAGGCGTCTGTCATCTCTTGGGAGGCGATCCCCCTGGCGCAGCGCAACGGGCACATCACTCACTACTCCCTCTACCTCGCCACGCCCACGGGGAGCCCGCAGACCTACCAGCCCA TCGCTGCTACAGAGACAAGCTACAACCTCTCGGGTCTGGAGCCCGGCACCTCCTACCAGCTCTGGATGACGGGCTCCACCTCGGCTGGGGAAGGAAACGCCAGCtccatccacctcttccacacgCCAG ATTCCCGCTGGGAGGCTGTCCTGGCTTCCCTCCTGGCAGTGGGATTCCTCCTTTTCGTCGCCTGTGTCCTGGGAGCTGTCCTGCATGTGCA GCTGCTGGACCTGTGCCAGAAggtgctgcccagctggtgctgggAGAAGGTCCCGGATGCCACCCACAGCAGGATTACGCTGTACGAGATGGACAGG GATCCCCACAGCTACAGGGGGCCTTTGGTGCAGGACCCGGACGCAGAGGAGCCCCCCATCACCGAGCTCGATATTGCGGAGCCAGCAGACCACGTGAACCAAGGCTACTCAACTCTGCCCCAGCTGGAGTCTCCtgtgcctgcccagccccacggcgATGACTGGACCGGGAGCGAGCCCAGGCGAGAGGAGCTGGGGCCAAGCAGCCCCCCCCGGGAGGAGGCGTGGGGACAGCAAGCCCCGGTCACCTCTGGCTATGAGAAACATTTCATGCCCACCCTGGAGGAGGTGCTGGGACTGGCCTGA